Proteins found in one Microtus pennsylvanicus isolate mMicPen1 chromosome 14, mMicPen1.hap1, whole genome shotgun sequence genomic segment:
- the Pld4 gene encoding 5'-3' exonuclease PLD4 isoform X2, with product MDKSGCPEVLGLLAVLGLSFTTITLFLGQDPMSLTSHHMCPKEVPSQSWEVLGGDTEQQRNSCRLVLVESLPQDLPFASGSPVAQPLAQAWMQLLDSARESVHVASYYWSLTGPDIGVNDSSSQLGEALLQKFQQLLVRNISLSVATHSPTLARTSTDLQVLAAHGAQVRQVPMRHFTGGVLHSKFWVVDGQHVFVGSANMDWRSLAQVKELGAIIYNCSQLAQDLEKTFQTYWVLGTPRAVLPKTWPRNFSSHINRFHPLRGLFDGVPTTAYFSASPPSLCPHGRTRDLDAVLEAMADAREFIYVSVMEYFPTTRFTHPARYWPVLDSALRAAAFDRGVHVRLLVSCWLNTDPTMFTYLRSLQAFSDPSAGISVDVKVFVVPVGNHSNIPFSRVNHSKFMVTDKAAYIGTSNWSEDYFSSTSGVGLVVSQTIPGAQPGATPVQEQLRQLFERDWSSRYAMGLDGVPSQDCVWQG from the exons ATGGACAAGTCCGGGTGCCCAGAG GTACTGGGGTTGCTGGCTGTACTGGGGCTCAGCTTCACGACTATCACCTTGTTCCTGGGGCAAGATCCCATGTCTCTCACCAGTCATCACATGTGCCCTAAGGAAGTGCCCTCCCAGTCCTGGGAGGTCCTGGGAGGAGACACTGAGCAGCAGAGGAACTCCTGTCG GCTGGTCCTCGTGGAAAGCCTACCTCAGGACCTGCCGTTTGCGTCTGGAAGCCCCGTTGCCCAGCCCCTGGCTCAGGCTTGGATGCAGCTTCTAGACTCTGCTCGGGAGAGTGTCCATGTCGCCTCATACTATTGGTCCCTCACTGGACCCGACATCGGAGTCAATGACTCCTCTTCCCAGCTG GGAGAGGCCCTTCTACAGAAGTTTCAACAGCTGCTGGTCAGAAACATCTCCCTGTCAGTGGCCACACACAGCCCAACACTGGCCAGGACATCCACTGACCTCCAGGTCTTAGCTGCCCATG GTGCCCAGGTCCGACAGGTTCCCATGAGGCACTTTACTGGGGGTGTCCTACACTCCAAATTCTGGGTCGTGGATGGGCAGCACGTCTTCGTGGGTAGTGCCAACATGGACTGGCGGTCCCTGGCTCAG GTGAAGGAGCTGGGTGCTATCATCTACAATTGCAGTCAGCTAGCTCAGGATCTTGAGAAGACATTCCAGACCTACTGGGTGCTAGGGACTCCCCGAGCTGTTCTCCCTAAAACCTGGCCTCGGAACTTCTCATCTCACATCAACCGCTTCCATCCCTTGCGAGGTCTCTTCGATGGGGTTCCCACCACAGCCTACTTCTCG GCCTCACCACCCTCTCTCTGCCCTCATGGCCGGACCCGGGATCTGGATGCAGTGCTGGAAGCCATGGCGGATGCCCGTGAGTTCATCTACGTTTCGGTGATGGAGTATTTCCCTACCACACGCTTCACCCACCCTGCAAG GTACTGGCCTGTACTGGACAGTGCGCTACGAGCAGCGGCCTTCGATAGGGGTGTGCATGTGCGTTTACTGGTCAGCTGCTGGCTCAACACAGACCCCACCATGTTCACTTATCTGAGGTCCCTGCAGGCGTTCAGTGACCCCTCAGCTGGCATCTCAGTGGATGTG AAAGTCTTCGTCGTGCCTGTGGGCAATCACTCCAACATCCCATTCAGCCGCGTGAACCACAGCAAGTTCATGGTCACAGACAAGGCAGCCTATATAG GTACCTCTAATTGGTCAGAAGACTATTTCAGCAGCACCTCTGGTGTGGGCCTGGTTGTCAGTCAGACGATCCCTGGTGCCCAGCCAGGCGCGACCCCGGTACAGGAGCAGCTGAGGCAACTCTTCGAACGTGACTGGAGTTCCCGCTATGCTATGGGCCTGGACGGAGTCCCGAGCCAGGACTGTGTCTGGCAGGGCTGA
- the Pld4 gene encoding 5'-3' exonuclease PLD4 isoform X1, with translation MDKSGCPEMLIPLQVAVEVSEWPRSASPHGPHSRAVMVLGLLAVLGLSFTTITLFLGQDPMSLTSHHMCPKEVPSQSWEVLGGDTEQQRNSCRLVLVESLPQDLPFASGSPVAQPLAQAWMQLLDSARESVHVASYYWSLTGPDIGVNDSSSQLGEALLQKFQQLLVRNISLSVATHSPTLARTSTDLQVLAAHGAQVRQVPMRHFTGGVLHSKFWVVDGQHVFVGSANMDWRSLAQVKELGAIIYNCSQLAQDLEKTFQTYWVLGTPRAVLPKTWPRNFSSHINRFHPLRGLFDGVPTTAYFSASPPSLCPHGRTRDLDAVLEAMADAREFIYVSVMEYFPTTRFTHPARYWPVLDSALRAAAFDRGVHVRLLVSCWLNTDPTMFTYLRSLQAFSDPSAGISVDVKVFVVPVGNHSNIPFSRVNHSKFMVTDKAAYIGTSNWSEDYFSSTSGVGLVVSQTIPGAQPGATPVQEQLRQLFERDWSSRYAMGLDGVPSQDCVWQG, from the exons ATGGACAAGTCCGGGTGCCCAGAG ATGCTGATACCTCTCCAGGTAGCAGTGGAGGTCTCCGAGTGGCCACGCTCTGCTTCACCGCATGGTCCACACAGCAGAGCTGTCATG GTACTGGGGTTGCTGGCTGTACTGGGGCTCAGCTTCACGACTATCACCTTGTTCCTGGGGCAAGATCCCATGTCTCTCACCAGTCATCACATGTGCCCTAAGGAAGTGCCCTCCCAGTCCTGGGAGGTCCTGGGAGGAGACACTGAGCAGCAGAGGAACTCCTGTCG GCTGGTCCTCGTGGAAAGCCTACCTCAGGACCTGCCGTTTGCGTCTGGAAGCCCCGTTGCCCAGCCCCTGGCTCAGGCTTGGATGCAGCTTCTAGACTCTGCTCGGGAGAGTGTCCATGTCGCCTCATACTATTGGTCCCTCACTGGACCCGACATCGGAGTCAATGACTCCTCTTCCCAGCTG GGAGAGGCCCTTCTACAGAAGTTTCAACAGCTGCTGGTCAGAAACATCTCCCTGTCAGTGGCCACACACAGCCCAACACTGGCCAGGACATCCACTGACCTCCAGGTCTTAGCTGCCCATG GTGCCCAGGTCCGACAGGTTCCCATGAGGCACTTTACTGGGGGTGTCCTACACTCCAAATTCTGGGTCGTGGATGGGCAGCACGTCTTCGTGGGTAGTGCCAACATGGACTGGCGGTCCCTGGCTCAG GTGAAGGAGCTGGGTGCTATCATCTACAATTGCAGTCAGCTAGCTCAGGATCTTGAGAAGACATTCCAGACCTACTGGGTGCTAGGGACTCCCCGAGCTGTTCTCCCTAAAACCTGGCCTCGGAACTTCTCATCTCACATCAACCGCTTCCATCCCTTGCGAGGTCTCTTCGATGGGGTTCCCACCACAGCCTACTTCTCG GCCTCACCACCCTCTCTCTGCCCTCATGGCCGGACCCGGGATCTGGATGCAGTGCTGGAAGCCATGGCGGATGCCCGTGAGTTCATCTACGTTTCGGTGATGGAGTATTTCCCTACCACACGCTTCACCCACCCTGCAAG GTACTGGCCTGTACTGGACAGTGCGCTACGAGCAGCGGCCTTCGATAGGGGTGTGCATGTGCGTTTACTGGTCAGCTGCTGGCTCAACACAGACCCCACCATGTTCACTTATCTGAGGTCCCTGCAGGCGTTCAGTGACCCCTCAGCTGGCATCTCAGTGGATGTG AAAGTCTTCGTCGTGCCTGTGGGCAATCACTCCAACATCCCATTCAGCCGCGTGAACCACAGCAAGTTCATGGTCACAGACAAGGCAGCCTATATAG GTACCTCTAATTGGTCAGAAGACTATTTCAGCAGCACCTCTGGTGTGGGCCTGGTTGTCAGTCAGACGATCCCTGGTGCCCAGCCAGGCGCGACCCCGGTACAGGAGCAGCTGAGGCAACTCTTCGAACGTGACTGGAGTTCCCGCTATGCTATGGGCCTGGACGGAGTCCCGAGCCAGGACTGTGTCTGGCAGGGCTGA